A stretch of the Capsicum annuum cultivar UCD-10X-F1 chromosome 10, UCD10Xv1.1, whole genome shotgun sequence genome encodes the following:
- the LOC107843705 gene encoding ubiquitin-conjugating enzyme E2 variant 1C has protein sequence MTLGSGGGSSVVVPRNFRLLEELERGEKGIGDGTVSYGMDDGDDIYMRSWTGTIIGPHNSVHEGRIYQLKLFCDKDYPEKPPSVRFHSRINMTCVNHETGVVEPKKFGVLANWQREYTMEDILVQLKKEMASPHNRKLVQPPEGTFF, from the exons ATGACTCTCGGTTCAGGAGGAGGATCCAGCGTTGTGG TCCCTCGGAATTTCAGATTACTTGAGGAACTCGAACGTGGGGAAAAGGGTATTGGAGATGGCACCGTGAGCTATGGGATGGATGATGGAGATGATATCTACATGCGTTCCTGGACTGGCACCATTATTGGTCCACACAAT TCTGTTCATGAAGGTCGTATTTATCAGTTGAAGTTATTCTGCGACAAAGATTATCCAGAGAAGCCCCCAAGTGTTCGATTCCATTCTCGAATTAACATGACATGTGTCAACCATGAGACAGGAGTG GTGGAACCAAAAAAGTTTGGTGTACTTGCAAATTGGCAGAGAGAGTACACCATGGAAGACATACTGGTTCAGCTGAAAAAGGAGATGGCTTCTCCTCACAATCGCAAGCTAGTTCAGCCCCCTGAAGGCACCTTTTTCTAG